From a single Hymenobacter sp. YIM 151500-1 genomic region:
- a CDS encoding protein adenylyltransferase SelO, with protein sequence MTTSIDQATFHNSFVEELPGEASFDNRPRQVPGYTYSRVRPTPVSAPHLLAWSDDLGRQLGLARPPERGPAVGVLAGNLVTDSMKPFAARYGGHQFGNWAGQLGDGRAMSLGEITAPDGSSWEIQLKGAGPTPYSRRADGRAVLRSSLREFLCSEAMHYLGVPTTRALSLVATGDLVVRDMFYNGNPQQEPGAIVARVAPTFIRFGNFQIMAALNELDNLRALADYVIRRHYPELGEPGSAEVYRRWFEEICRRTAVMVAHWQTVGFVHGVMNTDNMSILGLTIDYGPYGWLEPYEPGWTPNTTDFSSYRYAYGQQPRIALWNLMALAQALTPLVGDDPQALRPSLDVYADTFNATYTQRLTQKLGLTALRSEADQALLEALPAALEAAEMDLTLFFRRLSHAAPVLVAGGSGEEAIVDDLLEAASYAAPGAEGHETMRQWLGQYAGRLRQEAGPASAIRDAMLQVNPKYVLRNYLAQQAIDAAEQEDLSVLNRLMEVLKKPYAEQPEHDDLAAKRPEWARQKPGCATLSCSS encoded by the coding sequence ATGACAACTTCCATCGACCAAGCCACCTTTCATAACTCTTTTGTGGAGGAGCTGCCCGGCGAAGCTTCCTTCGACAACCGCCCGCGCCAGGTGCCGGGCTACACCTATTCGCGGGTGCGGCCCACGCCCGTGTCCGCGCCGCACCTGCTGGCCTGGTCCGACGACCTGGGCCGGCAGCTGGGCCTGGCCCGGCCCCCGGAGCGCGGGCCCGCCGTGGGCGTGCTGGCCGGCAACCTCGTCACCGACTCCATGAAGCCTTTCGCCGCCCGCTACGGCGGCCACCAGTTCGGCAACTGGGCCGGGCAGCTCGGCGACGGCCGCGCCATGTCTTTGGGCGAAATCACGGCCCCCGACGGCAGCAGCTGGGAAATCCAGCTCAAAGGTGCCGGCCCCACGCCCTACTCGCGCCGCGCCGACGGGCGGGCCGTGCTGCGCTCCTCGCTGCGGGAGTTTCTGTGCTCCGAGGCCATGCACTACCTGGGCGTGCCCACCACCCGCGCCCTGAGCCTGGTAGCCACCGGCGACCTGGTGGTGCGCGACATGTTCTACAACGGCAACCCCCAGCAGGAACCCGGCGCCATTGTGGCGCGGGTGGCGCCCACATTCATCCGCTTCGGCAACTTCCAGATTATGGCCGCCCTCAACGAGCTGGACAACCTGCGCGCCTTGGCCGACTACGTGATTCGGCGGCACTACCCCGAGCTGGGTGAGCCGGGCTCGGCGGAGGTATACCGGCGCTGGTTCGAGGAAATCTGCCGGCGCACGGCCGTGATGGTGGCGCACTGGCAGACGGTGGGCTTCGTGCACGGGGTGATGAACACCGACAACATGAGCATCCTGGGCCTCACCATCGACTACGGCCCCTACGGCTGGCTGGAGCCCTACGAGCCCGGCTGGACGCCCAACACCACCGACTTCAGCTCTTACCGCTACGCCTACGGCCAGCAGCCCCGCATTGCCCTCTGGAACCTGATGGCCCTGGCCCAGGCCCTCACGCCGCTCGTCGGCGACGACCCGCAAGCCCTGCGCCCCAGCCTCGACGTGTACGCCGACACCTTCAACGCCACTTACACCCAGCGCCTCACCCAGAAGCTCGGCCTCACCGCCTTGCGCTCCGAGGCCGACCAGGCCCTGCTCGAAGCTCTACCCGCCGCCCTGGAGGCTGCCGAAATGGACCTGACCCTGTTTTTCCGCCGCCTCTCGCACGCCGCACCCGTGCTAGTAGCGGGCGGCAGCGGGGAGGAAGCCATAGTGGACGACCTGCTGGAAGCCGCCTCCTACGCCGCCCCCGGCGCCGAGGGCCACGAAACCATGCGGCAGTGGCTGGGGCAGTACGCCGGGCGCCTGCGCCAGGAAGCCGGGCCGGCCAGCGCCATCCGCGACGCCATGCTGCAAGTCAACCCCAAGTATGTGCTGCGCAACTACCTGGCCCAGCAAGCCATTGACGCTGCCGAGCAGGAAGACCTGTCGGTGCTGAACCGGCTGATGGAGGTGCTGAAGAAGCCCTACGCCGAGCAGCCCGAGCACGACGACCTGGCCGCCAAGCGCCCCGAGTGGGCCCGCCAGAAGCCCGGCTGCGCTACGCTTTCGTGCAGCTCGTAA
- a CDS encoding MFS transporter, with the protein MKKERLLLLLLATVQFTNVLDFVIMMPLGPQLMPALGIGPKQFGLVISAYTFSAGLTGLAAAFFLDRYDRRSALLTLYLGFALGTLACAAAPTYGWLVAARVLTGAFGGVLGSLVLAVVGDAVPEERRGRALGVVMGAFSVASVLGVPFGLFLAARLSWHVPFLVLGALSLGVWALMYRAMPSMRGHLGPQLPLAERAAAVLGLFRQPSVRYALLLTVLLMLGQFSVVSFFSPSLVSNVGFQPQQLSYVYLVGGAVTLFSSPLVGRLADRYGKARVFSLVTLAAVPMLLLVTRLEPAPLPLVLVVTAVFFAVLGGRFVPATALATAVVQPQQRGSFMSLNSSVQQLAAGAAAFIAGLIVVKTPAGPLLHYEYVGYLAATASILSLLVVYRVRPVQAPASVAAPEPVLH; encoded by the coding sequence ATGAAAAAAGAACGCCTCCTGCTGTTGCTACTGGCCACGGTGCAGTTCACCAACGTGCTCGACTTTGTGATAATGATGCCGCTGGGCCCGCAGCTGATGCCGGCCCTGGGCATCGGTCCCAAGCAATTTGGGCTGGTGATTTCGGCCTACACGTTCAGCGCGGGCCTCACGGGCCTGGCCGCCGCCTTCTTCCTCGACCGTTACGACCGTCGCTCTGCCTTGCTCACGCTGTATCTGGGCTTTGCGCTGGGCACGCTGGCTTGCGCGGCGGCCCCTACGTATGGCTGGCTGGTGGCGGCGCGGGTGCTCACGGGGGCTTTCGGCGGCGTGCTTGGCTCGCTGGTGCTGGCGGTGGTCGGCGACGCGGTGCCGGAAGAGCGGCGCGGGCGGGCGCTGGGTGTGGTAATGGGCGCGTTTTCGGTGGCGTCGGTGCTGGGCGTGCCGTTCGGGCTGTTTCTGGCGGCGCGCCTTTCCTGGCACGTGCCGTTCCTGGTACTGGGGGCGCTGAGCCTGGGCGTGTGGGCGCTGATGTACCGGGCCATGCCCAGTATGCGTGGGCACCTGGGGCCGCAGCTGCCGCTGGCTGAGCGGGCCGCGGCCGTGCTGGGGCTGTTTCGGCAGCCTTCGGTGCGCTACGCGCTGCTGCTCACCGTTTTGCTTATGCTGGGGCAGTTTTCGGTGGTGTCGTTTTTCAGCCCTTCGCTGGTAAGCAACGTGGGCTTTCAGCCGCAGCAGCTGAGCTACGTGTACTTAGTGGGCGGGGCCGTCACGCTGTTTAGCTCCCCGCTGGTGGGCCGCCTCGCCGACCGTTACGGCAAAGCCCGCGTGTTCAGCCTGGTCACGCTGGCGGCCGTGCCCATGCTACTATTGGTGACGCGCCTGGAGCCGGCGCCGCTGCCGCTGGTGCTGGTGGTTACGGCCGTGTTTTTTGCCGTGCTCGGTGGGCGCTTCGTGCCCGCCACCGCCCTGGCCACGGCGGTGGTGCAGCCTCAGCAACGCGGCAGTTTCATGAGCCTGAACTCGTCGGTGCAGCAACTAGCGGCCGGAGCGGCAGCGTTTATTGCGGGCCTCATCGTAGTGAAAACGCCCGCCGGCCCCTTGCTGCATTACGAATACGTGGGCTACCTGGCCGCCACGGCCAGCATCCTGAGCTTGCTGGTGGTATACCGGGTACGCCCGGTTCAGGCGCCAGCCTCGGTGGCTGCGCCCGAGCCGGTGCTGCACTAA
- a CDS encoding family 43 glycosylhydrolase produces the protein MAQTSGNPVIGQYQADPDIDYFNGRYYIYPTGGNQFRAYSSTDLTNWRDDGVIFDLGPQCSWANTNGWAPDMVERNGKYYFYYTAEAKIGVAVGNSPTGPFTDLGYALVGSDPYTVDIIDAMVFVDDDGQAYLYYGGSNGSRMVIRKLNANMTSFSGSPTLATPQNYTEAPFLLKRNGIYYLMYSNGAWYNGSYNVQYATSSSPMGPWTYKGTILSSSGPFSGPGHHAVLRRPGCYDEYYVAYHRYENGDYSTRKVCLDRMYFRPNGDILPINMTWTGVAARSGSAGCIADQDISTGTYRLVSKLSSSNQTIVLDVSECSDKQDADVRTWRWQGGNCQRWRVEKTGDGFYKITSQLPSHRALDLSGCDHKAGTDVRAYSDNGLDCQRWRIEAVGDGYYRLVSKQSGNVLDVSGCNATPGTDVRTWNWLGGNCQRWKFEAVADYERPAPAAATPAPSSELTVAPNPAVRQLMVRQPFAETGPVDLTLVDALGRTVLHHRHLVRKGPQQLTLEVGSVAPGVYLLRVDQGRHHAAQRVSIGQP, from the coding sequence TTGGCGCAAACCAGCGGCAATCCCGTTATCGGGCAGTACCAAGCCGACCCCGACATCGACTACTTCAACGGGCGCTACTACATCTATCCTACTGGTGGCAATCAGTTTCGAGCCTACTCCTCAACTGATCTAACCAACTGGCGCGACGATGGGGTAATTTTTGACCTCGGCCCGCAGTGCAGTTGGGCTAACACCAACGGCTGGGCCCCCGATATGGTGGAGCGCAACGGCAAGTACTACTTCTACTACACGGCCGAGGCCAAGATTGGTGTAGCCGTGGGCAACAGCCCCACCGGCCCATTTACCGACCTGGGCTATGCTCTGGTGGGCTCCGACCCCTACACCGTCGACATAATTGACGCCATGGTGTTTGTGGACGATGATGGCCAAGCCTACCTGTACTACGGGGGGTCCAATGGCAGCCGGATGGTGATTCGCAAGCTAAACGCCAACATGACCTCGTTCAGCGGCAGCCCTACGCTGGCCACGCCCCAGAACTACACCGAGGCACCGTTTCTGCTCAAGCGCAACGGCATCTACTACCTAATGTACTCCAACGGGGCCTGGTACAACGGCTCCTACAACGTGCAGTACGCCACGTCTAGCTCCCCTATGGGCCCGTGGACTTACAAGGGCACCATTCTTTCGTCGAGCGGGCCTTTTAGCGGACCAGGACACCACGCCGTGCTGCGGCGGCCCGGCTGCTACGACGAGTACTATGTAGCTTACCACCGCTACGAAAACGGCGACTACAGCACTCGGAAGGTGTGCCTGGACCGCATGTACTTCCGGCCCAACGGCGACATCCTCCCCATTAACATGACCTGGACCGGCGTGGCGGCCCGCAGCGGCAGCGCCGGCTGCATTGCCGACCAAGACATCAGCACGGGCACGTACCGGCTCGTGTCGAAGCTGAGCAGTTCCAATCAGACCATTGTGCTCGATGTATCTGAGTGCAGCGACAAGCAGGACGCCGACGTGCGCACCTGGCGCTGGCAAGGCGGCAACTGCCAGCGGTGGCGGGTGGAGAAGACCGGCGACGGATTCTATAAAATTACCTCCCAGCTACCCTCCCACCGCGCCCTCGACCTCTCGGGCTGCGACCATAAGGCCGGCACCGACGTGCGCGCCTACTCCGACAATGGCTTAGACTGCCAGCGCTGGCGCATTGAGGCCGTCGGCGACGGGTACTACCGCCTAGTGTCCAAGCAAAGCGGCAACGTGCTGGATGTGTCGGGCTGCAATGCGACGCCCGGTACTGATGTGCGCACCTGGAACTGGCTGGGGGGCAACTGCCAACGGTGGAAGTTTGAGGCCGTGGCCGACTACGAACGGCCGGCTCCGGCCGCTGCCACCCCGGCTCCCAGCTCCGAGCTGACCGTGGCCCCCAACCCGGCCGTGAGGCAGCTGATGGTAAGACAGCCGTTTGCGGAGACTGGCCCCGTAGACCTGACCTTGGTAGATGCGCTGGGGCGTACCGTACTGCACCACAGGCACCTAGTGCGGAAGGGCCCGCAGCAACTGACGCTGGAAGTGGGCAGCGTGGCCCCTGGCGTGTACCTGCTACGTGTTGACCAAGGCCGCCACCACGCCGCCCAGCGCGTGAGCATTGGGCAGCCCTAG
- a CDS encoding SDR family NAD(P)-dependent oxidoreductase, with translation MTASPTYALITGATSGIGRELARLFAQDRYNLIIVARHQQELDHTAAEFREQYGVEVVPLAQDLFRREAPFELVAEVKRRGLQVEALVNNAGQGQYGEFVDTDLNRELDIIQLNIGAYVVLTKHFLQEMVARGSGKILQVSSIGGELPGPLQAVYHGTKAFVTSFTAAIREETKDRGVTITALLPGVTDTDFFNKADMTEAKMVKEGHRADPVDVAKDGYEALMAGKDKIVSGFLNKVQVAISNVVPDNLVAAGLHQMVKPADEDK, from the coding sequence ATGACAGCAAGCCCCACATACGCCCTGATTACGGGCGCTACCAGCGGCATCGGCCGCGAACTGGCCCGGCTATTCGCCCAGGACCGGTACAACCTCATCATCGTGGCCCGCCACCAGCAGGAGCTGGACCACACCGCCGCCGAATTTCGGGAGCAGTACGGCGTGGAGGTGGTGCCGCTGGCCCAGGACCTGTTTCGGCGAGAAGCACCGTTTGAGCTGGTAGCAGAAGTAAAGCGCCGCGGCTTGCAGGTCGAGGCCCTCGTCAACAACGCCGGCCAGGGCCAGTACGGCGAGTTCGTGGACACCGACCTCAACCGGGAGCTGGACATTATTCAGCTGAACATCGGGGCCTACGTGGTGCTTACCAAGCACTTTTTGCAGGAAATGGTGGCTCGTGGCAGCGGCAAGATTCTGCAGGTGTCGAGCATCGGCGGGGAGCTGCCGGGGCCATTGCAGGCGGTGTATCACGGCACCAAGGCCTTCGTTACCTCGTTTACGGCAGCCATTCGGGAGGAAACCAAGGACCGGGGCGTGACCATCACGGCCCTGCTGCCGGGCGTCACGGACACCGACTTCTTCAACAAAGCCGACATGACCGAGGCCAAGATGGTGAAGGAAGGCCACCGCGCCGACCCCGTCGACGTAGCCAAAGACGGCTACGAGGCCTTGATGGCTGGCAAAGACAAAATCGTGTCCGGCTTCCTGAACAAGGTGCAAGTGGCCATCAGCAACGTTGTGCCCGACAACCTGGTAGCCGCCGGCCTGCACCAGATGGTCAAGCCCGCCGACGAGGATAAGTAG
- the msrB gene encoding peptide-methionine (R)-S-oxide reductase MsrB, with protein MLRWKDVLIFATYGNPEPPRRVEKTEAEWEAQLTPAQFRVLRQQHTEPPYRNAYCRSYEPGVYRCAACATPLFDSTAKYHAISGWPSFTQPSSKGAIRYRFDSSHRLHRIEASCNVCGGHLGHVFNDGPAPAGLRYCINSESLRRE; from the coding sequence ATGCTCCGCTGGAAAGACGTCCTCATCTTTGCCACATACGGCAACCCGGAGCCGCCGCGGCGGGTGGAGAAAACCGAAGCCGAGTGGGAGGCCCAGCTCACGCCCGCGCAGTTTCGGGTGCTGCGCCAGCAGCACACCGAGCCGCCTTACCGCAACGCCTACTGCCGCTCCTACGAGCCCGGCGTGTACCGGTGCGCCGCCTGCGCCACCCCGCTGTTCGATTCCACCGCGAAGTACCACGCCATTTCCGGCTGGCCCAGCTTCACCCAGCCCAGCAGCAAAGGTGCCATCCGCTACCGCTTCGACAGCTCCCACCGCCTGCACCGCATCGAAGCCAGCTGCAACGTGTGCGGCGGCCACCTGGGGCATGTCTTCAACGACGGGCCCGCGCCGGCGGGGCTGCGGTACTGCATCAACTCGGAGAGCTTGCGGCGGGAATAA
- a CDS encoding IS1595 family transposase, giving the protein MQPANRYYKCAKISEAKFRYLLRLFALDLTASDTARLTGLSVRSVNDLYLRLRRRLHQLCPVPADLQGAVELDESYFGPRRVRGKRGRGAGGKTIVFGLFKRGGQVYTEIVPNCQKKTLQAIIRGKIDVSAMVNTDGWRGYDGLVDVGFDRHFRVRHGQDEFVHGASHINGIESFWSFAKARLQPFHGVSKDTFELHLKECEFRFNHRHQDLYKLLLKLLRQQPL; this is encoded by the coding sequence ATGCAGCCCGCTAACCGCTACTACAAGTGCGCAAAAATTTCGGAGGCCAAATTTCGCTACCTGCTGCGCCTGTTTGCCCTGGATTTGACCGCCTCCGACACGGCCCGGCTGACGGGTCTGAGTGTGCGCTCGGTGAACGATTTGTACCTGCGCCTGCGCCGCCGCTTGCACCAGCTCTGTCCGGTGCCGGCTGACCTGCAAGGGGCCGTGGAGCTGGACGAATCCTACTTCGGCCCGCGCCGGGTGCGGGGCAAGCGCGGGCGTGGCGCCGGGGGCAAAACCATTGTCTTCGGCCTGTTCAAGCGCGGCGGGCAGGTGTACACGGAAATCGTTCCGAATTGCCAGAAAAAGACCTTGCAAGCTATTATTCGCGGCAAAATTGACGTATCGGCCATGGTCAACACCGATGGCTGGCGCGGCTACGACGGCCTGGTAGACGTGGGCTTTGACCGGCACTTTCGCGTACGCCACGGCCAGGACGAGTTTGTCCACGGGGCTTCGCACATCAACGGCATCGAGTCGTTCTGGAGCTTTGCCAAGGCCCGCCTGCAGCCCTTTCACGGGGTGTCTAAAGACACGTTTGAACTGCACCTGAAAGAATGTGAATTTCGCTTCAACCATCGTCACCAGGACCTCTACAAACTCCTGCTTAAATTGCTTCGACAACAGCCCCTCTGA
- a CDS encoding PD-(D/E)XK nuclease-like domain-containing protein, with protein sequence MTDSTTTPRPDLLRIPYDDYRALPAIANSDLSRLRDALYGRPPRPVTTSHGALGLGTAFHTALLEPDLYEPGLPGVNDTLIWWMVDGVKLDSELNQLLETGTPEPSCIFTEPVTGTLCKLRADLIVHQPGQPYTIIDFKTTLARDHNHFVEQCTGYDYDRQAAFYADALHADRFLLVGVQKVEPFKIFVYEVPPHMRNEGRAKYLRLLRLLQPDAAVPRAVAGAVREVRDSLLG encoded by the coding sequence GTGACTGACTCTACCACTACGCCGCGCCCCGACCTGCTGCGCATCCCTTACGACGACTACCGGGCCCTGCCGGCCATTGCCAACTCCGACCTGTCGCGCCTGCGCGACGCCCTGTACGGGCGCCCTCCGCGTCCCGTAACCACTTCCCACGGCGCGCTGGGCCTGGGCACGGCCTTTCACACAGCTCTGCTGGAGCCCGATTTGTACGAGCCCGGCCTGCCCGGCGTCAACGATACCCTGATTTGGTGGATGGTGGATGGCGTGAAGCTGGACTCGGAGCTGAACCAGCTGCTGGAAACCGGCACGCCCGAGCCCAGCTGCATTTTCACCGAGCCCGTTACGGGCACGCTCTGCAAGCTCCGCGCCGATTTGATTGTACATCAGCCCGGCCAGCCCTACACTATCATCGACTTCAAGACCACGCTGGCCCGCGACCATAACCACTTCGTGGAGCAGTGCACCGGCTACGACTACGACCGCCAGGCCGCTTTCTACGCCGATGCCCTGCACGCCGACCGGTTTTTGCTGGTGGGCGTGCAGAAAGTCGAGCCCTTCAAAATTTTCGTGTACGAAGTGCCGCCCCACATGCGCAACGAAGGCCGCGCCAAGTACCTGCGTCTGCTGCGCCTGCTGCAGCCCGACGCCGCTGTGCCCCGCGCCGTAGCCGGCGCCGTGCGCGAGGTCCGCGACTCGTTGCTGGGCTAG
- a CDS encoding class I SAM-dependent methyltransferase yields MAFIEEFLRNPATVGSLIPSSRELTDAVMALIDFGRAECIVEYGPGTGVFTDVLMQRRRPETVLVLVEVNRRFSQLLKERYAAHANVHVIHGSADKTGDYLRARGLPRPSYVVCGLPFTSLPRRLGWRILEHTRELLAPAAGQLILFQYTLRNKRLFERFFRLLDHVHVLLNLPPAYVLVYAPVEDTTKAAPQLAEAAAQQQ; encoded by the coding sequence ATGGCGTTTATCGAAGAGTTTCTGCGCAACCCCGCCACCGTGGGGTCGCTTATTCCCAGCTCCCGGGAGCTGACCGACGCCGTGATGGCGCTCATCGACTTTGGCCGCGCCGAGTGCATTGTGGAGTATGGGCCGGGCACGGGCGTATTTACTGACGTGCTTATGCAGCGCCGCCGCCCCGAAACCGTGCTGGTGCTGGTGGAGGTAAACCGGCGGTTCAGCCAGCTGCTGAAGGAGCGGTACGCAGCCCACGCCAACGTGCACGTAATCCACGGCTCGGCCGATAAAACCGGCGACTACCTGCGGGCCAGAGGCCTGCCCCGGCCCAGCTACGTGGTGTGCGGGCTGCCGTTTACGTCGTTGCCGCGGCGCCTGGGGTGGCGCATTCTGGAGCACACCCGCGAGCTGCTCGCCCCCGCCGCCGGCCAGCTGATTCTGTTCCAGTATACTCTGCGGAACAAGCGGCTGTTTGAGCGGTTTTTTCGCCTGCTCGACCACGTGCACGTGCTGCTGAATCTGCCCCCAGCCTACGTGCTGGTGTACGCGCCCGTAGAGGACACCACGAAGGCAGCACCGCAGCTGGCTGAAGCTGCGGCCCAGCAGCAATAG
- a CDS encoding beta propeller repeat protein — protein sequence MLALLAAGCQKKENQPAPRKAEDPDWIKLELPDNVWSEDVGDNAYAITGDIERTLLVATTTHVYATTDQGKTWQVSHDFQGPLAGLLHRNDTVFALPFFGRNSQGEKIALHATKFTTDFGKTWFHTSITSRLYYAYRDLVIPIGRTAAAGVAYQIKENTAPGSSSRLIASDLLRSTGGGQTAVRLPGRHYLMNLHLDAQNRLYVAASGLRFDPSTGEAINPTVGRRAVVYVSRRPLP from the coding sequence GTGCTTGCTTTGCTGGCCGCTGGCTGTCAGAAAAAAGAGAACCAGCCCGCCCCCCGCAAAGCCGAGGACCCGGACTGGATTAAGCTGGAACTACCCGACAACGTATGGTCCGAAGATGTTGGGGATAATGCTTACGCTATAACGGGAGACATCGAGCGTACCCTATTGGTGGCCACAACTACGCACGTGTATGCTACCACCGACCAGGGCAAAACCTGGCAGGTGTCGCACGATTTCCAGGGGCCGCTAGCAGGACTGCTTCACCGCAACGACACGGTATTTGCGTTGCCATTTTTTGGCCGCAACAGCCAAGGCGAGAAGATTGCGTTGCATGCCACGAAGTTCACCACCGACTTCGGCAAAACATGGTTCCATACCAGCATTACTTCACGGCTCTACTATGCGTACCGTGACTTGGTTATTCCGATTGGGCGAACAGCGGCGGCAGGTGTGGCCTATCAGATCAAAGAAAACACCGCGCCTGGTTCCTCTTCCCGATTGATTGCCTCCGACCTGCTGCGTAGCACGGGCGGCGGGCAAACGGCCGTGCGTCTGCCCGGACGTCACTACCTCATGAATCTTCACCTAGACGCGCAAAACCGTTTGTACGTAGCCGCGTCGGGCCTGCGCTTCGACCCCAGCACCGGCGAAGCCATTAACCCCACCGTGGGACGGCGGGCGGTGGTGTACGTGTCGCGGCGGCCGCTGCCCTAG
- a CDS encoding TOBE domain-containing protein, whose amino-acid sequence MGHKTVLKAVVREVSERLGITCLLISHDPLDTLSWADHLLVLRQGRVVQQGPPRQLYQQPTDEYVAGLLGSYVVLTEALAPRLSRPASRARRGAKLLVRPESFSLGPAAAGLPGTVQQVRFFGAYCEADVQLAGGTITARTSSADAPAPGAAVGVSLAAGAGWYVA is encoded by the coding sequence ATGGGGCATAAAACCGTGCTGAAGGCGGTTGTCCGGGAGGTGAGTGAGCGGCTGGGCATCACCTGCCTGCTCATCTCCCACGACCCCCTGGACACCCTCTCCTGGGCCGACCACCTGCTGGTGCTGCGCCAGGGCCGCGTGGTGCAGCAGGGTCCGCCCCGGCAGCTCTACCAGCAGCCCACCGACGAGTACGTAGCCGGTCTGCTGGGCAGCTACGTGGTCCTGACCGAAGCCTTGGCGCCGCGCTTGTCCCGACCGGCCAGCCGGGCCAGGCGCGGCGCCAAGCTGCTGGTGCGCCCCGAGAGCTTTAGCCTGGGCCCCGCTGCCGCGGGCCTGCCGGGTACGGTGCAGCAGGTGCGGTTTTTCGGGGCCTACTGCGAGGCGGACGTACAGCTGGCCGGCGGTACCATCACGGCCCGAACCAGCTCTGCCGACGCCCCGGCGCCTGGCGCTGCGGTGGGCGTATCTCTGGCGGCCGGTGCGGGGTGGTACGTGGCCTGA
- a CDS encoding SDR family oxidoreductase: MNNELLQNATVVITGATSGIGRATAQAFARQGARLVLAARRADVLRDVAAECRRLGAPDALPVPTDTTDADAVHRLAQAAADFGRGHIDVWVNNAGSGAIGQFDATPLAAHEQVIRLNLLGYLYGAYAVLPYFRRQGRGTLINVVSLGAWVPEPYTVAYSASKFGVRGLMDTLRLELTETPDIHVCDVHPAYIDTPGFQHGANFTGRVIKPAPPVFPPQQVADAVVRLVHRPRPHTMVGWTAPAFRVLYGLAPGFTRRTAMRLFRRYLNQAQPAPITEGSLFEPRPAPHGAEVTGGWRQPEQSSSTRWLGGAALAAGLAAGLYAWGRSQASQG, encoded by the coding sequence ATGAACAACGAACTTCTCCAAAACGCCACTGTAGTTATTACGGGGGCCACCAGCGGCATTGGCCGGGCCACGGCCCAGGCGTTTGCCCGCCAGGGTGCCCGCCTGGTGCTGGCTGCCCGCCGCGCCGATGTGCTCCGGGACGTAGCGGCAGAGTGCCGCCGCCTGGGCGCCCCGGACGCCCTGCCCGTGCCCACCGATACCACTGACGCCGACGCCGTGCACCGCCTGGCCCAAGCCGCCGCCGACTTCGGCCGGGGCCATATTGACGTGTGGGTAAACAACGCCGGCAGCGGAGCCATTGGGCAGTTTGATGCCACGCCGCTGGCCGCGCATGAGCAAGTGATTCGCCTCAACCTGCTGGGCTACCTGTACGGGGCCTACGCCGTGCTGCCTTACTTCCGGCGCCAGGGCCGCGGCACGCTTATCAACGTGGTGTCGCTAGGGGCCTGGGTGCCTGAGCCCTACACGGTGGCCTACAGTGCCAGCAAGTTTGGGGTGCGCGGGCTGATGGACACGCTCCGGCTGGAGCTGACCGAAACGCCCGACATCCACGTCTGCGACGTGCATCCGGCCTACATTGACACGCCCGGCTTCCAGCACGGAGCCAATTTCACGGGCCGCGTTATCAAGCCGGCCCCGCCCGTGTTTCCGCCTCAGCAAGTCGCCGACGCCGTTGTGCGGCTGGTGCACCGGCCACGGCCCCACACCATGGTGGGCTGGACGGCCCCGGCCTTCCGCGTGCTGTACGGGCTGGCGCCGGGTTTCACGCGCCGCACCGCCATGCGCCTGTTCCGGCGCTACCTCAACCAGGCCCAGCCCGCTCCCATCACCGAGGGTAGCCTGTTCGAGCCCCGTCCCGCCCCGCACGGGGCCGAAGTAACCGGCGGCTGGCGGCAGCCGGAGCAATCCAGCAGCACCCGGTGGCTAGGCGGCGCGGCCCTGGCCGCCGGACTGGCCGCGGGCCTTTACGCCTGGGGCCGGAGCCAGGCCAGCCAGGGGTAG